A genomic region of Spirochaetota bacterium contains the following coding sequences:
- a CDS encoding type II toxin-antitoxin system VapB family antitoxin, producing MRTTINIPESLVIEAMRLTKIKTKTDVIKEALASLIQREKVKNIKGYFGKINLDVDLARLRNR from the coding sequence ATGAGAACGACCATCAATATCCCGGAAAGCCTTGTCATCGAGGCGATGAGGCTGACAAAGATAAAAACAAAGACTGACGTGATCAAGGAAGCGCTCGCCAGTTTGATCCAGCGCGAAAAAGTGAAAAATATAAAGGGCTACTTCGGAAAAATTAATCTGGATGTCGATTTAGCAAGACTGAGAAACAGATGA